In Mercurialis annua linkage group LG6, ddMerAnnu1.2, whole genome shotgun sequence, the following are encoded in one genomic region:
- the LOC126687145 gene encoding putative uridine kinase C227.14, giving the protein MEVSFLSRAYLSSPSSTDLSIYSYKFSESVPLLKNSIRIPSRHQFLPSISLNKASPLFRGNSIKVLCSLKKDIPIVEASSMDEIYDALAERILPTAAAAYNPNKKHIVGLAGPPGSGKSTIASEVVRRVNKLWPQKASSFDSQVDPPDVATVLPMDGFHLYRSQLDAMENPEEAHARRGAPWTFAPNLLLQRLKQLRNEGSIYVPSFDHGVGDPVEDDIFVSLQHKVVIVEGNYLIMGEGEWNDVSSMFDEKWFVDVNLDTAMERVLKRHISTGKPPDVAKWRIAYNDRPNAELIIKSKNRADLIIKSINF; this is encoded by the exons ATGGAGGTCTCTTTTCTCTCAAGAGCCTATCTCTCATCTCCTTCGTCCACAGATCTATCTATCTATTCCTACAAATTTTCTG AGTCAGTGCCGCTGCTAAAAAATTCTATAAGAATACCTTCACGGCATCAATTTTTACCTTCAATTTCACTGAATAAAGCATCTCCACTTTTCAGAGGAAACTCTATCAAG GTCTTATGCAGTCTAAAGAAAGATATTCCCATAGTTGAGGCCAG TTCTATGGATGAGATTTACGACGCTTTAGCAGAACGCATTCTTCCTACAGCAGCAGCTGCATACAATCCTAATAAGAA GCATATTGTAGGCTTGGCTGGTCCTCCTGGTTCTGGAAAGAGCACTATAGCTTCTGAAGTAGTGCGGCGTGTAAACAAGTTATGGCCTCAAAAAGCTTCTTCATTTGATTCTCAAGTTGATCCTCCTGATGTTGCTACAGTTCTTCCCATGGATGGTTTTCATCTTTATCGTTCTCAGCTTGATGCAATGGAG AATCCAGAGGAAGCTCATGCAAGACGGGGAG CTCCTTGGACATTTGCTCCAAATTTGCTGCTTCAACGTCTAAAGCAACTGCGAAATGAG GGATCAATTTATGTTCCATCATTTGATCATGGTGTTGGAGATCCTGTTGAAGATGATATCTTTGTGAGTCTTCA GCATAAAGTTGTCATAGTTGAGGGAAATTATCTAATTATGGGAGAAGGGGAATGGAATGATGTATCATCTATGTTTGATGAGAAATG GTTTGTTGATGTTAACCTCGACACGGCAATGGAACGAGTTTTGAAGCGACATATCTCAACAG GAAAGCCTCCGGATGTTGCAAAATGGCGG ATAGCGTACAATGATCGGCCAAATGCCGAGCTTATTATCAAATCAAAGAACAGAGCAGACCTAATTATCAAGtctataaatttctaa
- the LOC126687144 gene encoding F-box/LRR-repeat protein 17 codes for MFHPHISPATPGGSTSTSSSFDFNNKPSKKNRGSYNCGRCGLPKKGHSCHLPPPPSATPTSTDSSISASASTSRPLPAPRQQYSHLRRALSFDDVDIRCDSPLPYHDKTEVDESELDLFGSSSVKLPFTCVWEVLRRLPPAGLLKAARVCKGWRETTRRLWRATEELRLRVPVKAQLGFVGSVLQKCPGLVRLTLKMESDVDATMLACIAFSCPGLESMEISISGSAVNRITGDELSRFVADKRCLTSLKMEGCSNLGGFVLCSSSLCTLWLSDLHSLSKTVFNCPNLKEVSLDFSRQQNDSTDLSVMLDILGRSCSKLQNIHVASVQLSHVAVLALTASNLRGLRMLSLVLGTEITDASVAAITSSYSKLELLDLSGSSISDSGIGMICNAFPGTLSRLLLALCPNITSSGIQFATAQLPLLELMDCGMSICDPGSHDPSYAETEDDELQSAYNNKLHLIYQKLIIKHGRLKKLSLWGCSGLDAICLNCPELGDLNLNSCKNLHPERLLLQCPSLERVHASGCHKWLIRAIQSQVNNSGAMESHFPSKRLADGSKRIRVPHFMYQQQFDDDKKRRKIEYRPCNVLVD; via the exons ATGTTCCACCCCCACATCTCCCCCGCCACACCCGGCGGCTCCACCTCCACCTCCTCCTCCTTCGACTTCAACAACAAACCCTCCAAAAAAAACCGCGGCAGTTACAATTGCGGCCGCTGTGGCCTCCCCAAGAAGGGCCACTCCTGCCACCTCCCTCCGCCTCCCTCCGCCACTCCTACTTCCACCGACTCCTCTATCTCCGCCTCCGCTTCTACATCCCGTCCTCTCCCTGCGCCACGTCAGCAGTATTCTCACTTACGTAGAGCGTTATCGTTTGACGACGTTGATATCAGATGCGATTCTCCTCTTCCTTATCATGATAAGACTGAAGTGGATGAATCTGAGTTAGATCTGTTTGGTTCTAGTTCAGTTAAGTTGCCGTTTACTTGTGTGTGGGAGGTTCTTAGGAGGCTGCCGCCGGCTGGATTGCTGaaggcggctagggtttgtaaGGGGTGGAGAGAAACTACGAGACGGCTGTGGAGAGCGACTGAGGAGCTTAGGTTAAGAGTTCCGGTGAAAGCTCAGCTTGGTTTTGTTGGATCTGTGTTGCAGAAATGTCCTGGACTTGTTAGATTGACTCTGAAAATGGAAAG TGATGTGGATGCGACAATGTTGGCTTGTATTGCGTTCTCTTGCCCTGGTTTGGAGTCCATGGAGATATCTATTTCTGGTTCTGCTGTCAATCGAATCACTGG TGATGAATTGAGTCGTTTTGTTGCTGATAAACGTTGCCTGACAAGCCTCAAGATGGAAGGGTGTTCTAATCTAGGGGGTTTTGTACTCTGTTCATCGAGTCTGTGTACACTTTGGCTTTCAGATCTTCATTCTTTGTCTAAGACG GTCTTCAACTGTCCCAATTTGAAGGAAGTTTCCCTTGATTTTTCCCGCCAACAAAATGATAGCACTGATCTTTCCGTGATGCTTGATATTTTGGGACGAAGTTGTtctaaattacaaaatatacacGTTGCATCAGTTCAGCTCTCTCACGTTGCTGTGCTTGCTCTTACAGCTTCAAACTTAAG GGGGCTGCGGATGCTTTCTCTTGTTCTTGGAACAGAAATCACAGATGCCTCTGTTGCTGCCATCACTTCAAGCTATTCAAAATTAGAATTGCTCGACCTAAGTGG GTCTAGCATCAGTGATAGTGGAATTGGTATGATCTGCAATGCTTTTCCTGGAACATTGTCAAGACTCCTCCTTGCTCTTTGTCCGAACATAACTTCAA GTGGAATTCAATTTGCCACTGCACAATTGCCTCTTCTTGAACTAATGGATTGTGGAATGAGCATATGCGACCCAGGTTCTCATGACCCAAGCTATGCTGAAACTGAAGATGATGAGTTGCAGTCAGCATATAATAACAAATTACACCTTATATACCAGAAGCTCATTATAAAACATGGCCGGTTGAAGAAACTAAGTTTATGGGGCTGTTCTGGCTTAGAT GCTATTTGCTTAAATTGTCCAGAACTCGGCGATCTTAATCTAAACTCTTGTAAAAATTTGCATCCGG AGAGGTTACTGCTTCAGTGCCCCAGTTTAGAAAGAGTGCATGCCTCAGGGTGTCACAAATGGTTAATCCGGGCCATACAAAGCCAG GTAAACAATTCGGGTGCTATGGAAAGCCATTTCCCCAGTAAGCGTTTGGCTGATGGCTCAAAGAGGATTCGAGTCCCTCATTTTATGTATCAGCAG CAATTTGATGATGATAAGAAGAGAAGGAAGATAGAATATCGTCCCTGCAATGTGCTTGTGGACTGA